A part of Hymenobacter swuensis DY53 genomic DNA contains:
- a CDS encoding TolC family protein gives MSILPPTPWRRLALGLASLLLVAACKVSKDVPLPTLPLPATYRTASTADTNSVASLPWRSFFTEPALQQLLDSATVRNNDLQLAIQNIASAQATLRQARLGYLPAATLQAGVTTNRPSSNSLNGISLSQFLGSRHIEDYNLAASVSWEADIWGKIRSRKQEALAAYLQSQEARKAVQTQVVAQVAQGYYNLLMLDTQLAVARRNVALTDSTLRFTQLQFRAGQVTALAVQQVEVQRLTAAGLVPQFEQAITVQEDALSILAGRLPGGITRSGNLLRVQVPVVAAGGVPAALLARRPDVRSAELALDRANATVGYTKAQLYPALTITAQGGLNAFQASTWFSLPASLFGTAFGGLTQPLFQRGALRTQYQQAQIERERTVIEFRQQVLVAVGEVSDALGQAQRTQTQQALATERVRTLREATKNANLLFGSGLASYLEVITAQSNALQSELELASLKRTQLEANVELYRAVGGGWQ, from the coding sequence ATGAGTATTCTCCCTCCTACCCCCTGGCGCCGTCTGGCGCTGGGGCTAGCCAGCCTGCTGCTCGTAGCGGCCTGCAAAGTGTCGAAAGATGTGCCCTTACCCACGCTGCCCCTGCCGGCTACCTACCGCACTGCCTCAACCGCCGATACAAACTCGGTGGCCAGCCTGCCGTGGCGCAGCTTCTTTACCGAACCGGCCCTGCAGCAGCTGCTCGACAGCGCCACCGTGCGCAACAACGACTTGCAGCTGGCCATCCAAAACATCGCTTCGGCGCAGGCCACCCTCCGGCAGGCCCGCCTGGGCTACCTGCCGGCCGCTACCCTGCAAGCGGGCGTGACCACCAACCGGCCCTCCAGCAACAGCCTGAACGGTATTTCCCTCAGCCAGTTTCTGGGTTCCAGGCACATCGAGGACTACAACCTGGCGGCCTCCGTGAGTTGGGAAGCCGACATCTGGGGCAAAATCCGCAGCCGCAAGCAGGAAGCCCTTGCGGCCTACCTGCAAAGCCAGGAAGCCCGCAAGGCCGTGCAAACCCAGGTGGTGGCGCAGGTGGCCCAAGGCTACTACAACCTGCTGATGCTGGACACCCAACTGGCCGTGGCCCGGCGCAACGTGGCCCTTACCGACAGCACCTTGCGCTTTACTCAGCTCCAGTTCCGGGCGGGCCAGGTGACGGCGCTGGCCGTGCAGCAGGTCGAGGTGCAGCGCCTCACGGCGGCCGGCCTTGTTCCGCAGTTTGAGCAGGCCATTACGGTGCAGGAAGACGCCCTGAGCATCCTGGCCGGGCGCCTGCCGGGCGGCATTACCCGCAGCGGCAACCTGCTGCGGGTGCAAGTGCCGGTCGTGGCGGCGGGCGGGGTGCCCGCCGCCCTGCTGGCCCGGCGGCCCGACGTGCGCAGCGCCGAACTGGCCCTGGACCGGGCCAACGCCACGGTGGGCTACACCAAGGCCCAGCTCTACCCCGCGCTGACCATCACGGCCCAAGGGGGCCTCAACGCCTTCCAGGCCAGCACCTGGTTTAGTTTACCGGCCTCGCTGTTTGGCACGGCCTTCGGGGGGCTTACGCAGCCGCTGTTTCAGCGCGGGGCCCTGCGCACCCAGTACCAGCAAGCTCAAATTGAGAGGGAGCGTACCGTCATTGAGTTTCGGCAGCAGGTGCTGGTGGCTGTGGGCGAGGTATCGGATGCCCTCGGGCAGGCCCAGCGCACCCAGACCCAGCAGGCCCTGGCCACGGAACGCGTGCGCACCTTGCGCGAGGCCACCAAGAACGCCAATCTGCTGTTCGGCAGCGGCCTGGCCAGCTACCTGGAAGTTATCACGGCCCAAAGCAACGCCCTGCAAAGCGAGCTGGAGCTGGCCTCGCTCAAGCGCACCCAGCTGGAAGCGAACGTGGAGTTGTACCGGGCCGTGGGCGGCGGCTGGCAGTAG
- a CDS encoding ArsR/SmtB family transcription factor gives MDTKSLVKLAKALSDPHRLCLLQEIARHEGMRYCDLLECVPLSQPSMSQHLKALVEAGLVKSEKVGRSIHTSLNWVKLQELEDFLQSLKRS, from the coding sequence ATGGATACCAAGTCCCTCGTCAAGCTAGCCAAAGCGCTCAGCGACCCGCACCGCCTATGCCTCCTGCAGGAAATTGCCCGGCATGAGGGCATGCGGTACTGTGATCTGCTGGAGTGCGTGCCCCTCAGCCAGCCTTCGATGTCGCAGCACCTCAAGGCCCTGGTGGAGGCGGGCCTGGTGAAATCGGAAAAGGTAGGGCGGTCCATTCACACAAGTCTCAACTGGGTTAAGCTGCAGGAGCTAGAAGACTTTCTGCAGTCGCTGAAGAGAAGCTAG
- a CDS encoding NADPH-dependent F420 reductase, with translation MKIGIIGTGPVGGSLARNLATLGHQVKVTNTRQPAELAQKAKELGASPATLQEVVQDVDLIFVAVPFKVLDEFPKDLFRSLPPEVIVVDTGNYYPFRDEKIDALEQGQPESVLAAEQLGRPLLKAFNNLLAETIASGGTAPGTPGRIALSIAGDDARAKQLLADLCNDLGFDVVDGGGLADSWRQQPGTPAYCTELTAPELTQALANAVPGKAPQIRDEIISELLQRKAWPTREEVVAGNRAKQLGKA, from the coding sequence ATGAAAATTGGAATTATTGGCACCGGCCCGGTTGGCGGCTCCCTCGCCAGAAACCTGGCCACCCTCGGCCACCAGGTGAAAGTGACCAACACCCGCCAGCCGGCCGAGTTGGCCCAGAAAGCGAAGGAGCTGGGGGCGAGCCCTGCCACCTTGCAAGAGGTGGTGCAGGACGTGGACCTTATTTTTGTCGCCGTGCCTTTCAAGGTACTTGATGAGTTTCCCAAGGACCTGTTCCGGTCGCTACCCCCCGAGGTAATCGTGGTGGACACCGGCAACTACTACCCCTTCCGGGACGAGAAAATCGACGCGCTCGAGCAAGGCCAGCCGGAGAGTGTGCTGGCGGCCGAGCAGTTAGGTCGCCCCCTCCTGAAAGCCTTCAACAACCTGCTGGCCGAGACGATTGCCAGCGGCGGCACCGCGCCCGGCACGCCCGGGCGCATCGCCCTTTCCATTGCGGGCGACGACGCGCGCGCCAAGCAACTCCTGGCCGACCTCTGCAACGACCTCGGCTTTGACGTGGTGGACGGGGGGGGCCTGGCCGACTCGTGGCGGCAGCAGCCCGGCACCCCGGCCTATTGTACCGAACTCACGGCCCCGGAGCTTACCCAGGCCCTGGCCAACGCCGTGCCCGGCAAGGCCCCGCAGATACGCGACGAGATTATCTCGGAGCTGCTGCAACGCAAAGCCTGGCCCACCCGCGAAGAAGTAGTGGCTGGCAACCGCGCCAAGCAGCTAGGTAAGGCTTAG
- a CDS encoding NmrA family NAD(P)-binding protein, with amino-acid sequence MQPHMENQQHPTVLVLGASGTIGRQVVTDLEGQAVNVRITSRNQETVEQLRREGKDGHYLDLDDPRTFALALAGVDRVFLLTGYTVDMLTQSKTLVDAAKKAGVRHIVHVGVFAEWDTTDAHFAWHQMIEKYIEASGMAWTHLHPNMFMEVFTGLYIPKNLTYTGYWDDRRIGYIASSDIAAVAAKALVDGPERHGGQHYWLSVETFNGQEIAALLSEVTGLEIKYENKGLEGFKEVIEQVVASGGESWYANANIEFVTQMLDGRMSYMSMVQNDIPYVLGRPAKTLREFLEEHKTAITESAEAI; translated from the coding sequence ATGCAACCTCACATGGAAAACCAGCAACACCCGACCGTCCTTGTTTTGGGCGCCAGCGGAACCATCGGCCGTCAAGTCGTAACAGACCTGGAAGGTCAAGCGGTCAATGTGCGCATCACCTCGCGCAACCAGGAGACGGTAGAACAGCTTCGCCGCGAAGGCAAAGACGGCCATTACCTGGACCTGGATGACCCCAGGACCTTCGCGCTGGCGTTGGCCGGGGTGGACCGCGTGTTTCTGCTAACCGGCTATACGGTAGACATGCTCACGCAAAGCAAAACCCTGGTGGATGCGGCCAAAAAGGCCGGCGTCCGCCATATCGTGCACGTGGGTGTGTTCGCGGAATGGGACACGACCGATGCCCACTTTGCCTGGCACCAGATGATTGAAAAGTACATCGAGGCCAGCGGCATGGCCTGGACTCACCTCCACCCGAACATGTTTATGGAGGTGTTCACCGGGCTGTACATCCCCAAAAACCTAACCTACACCGGCTACTGGGACGACCGCCGCATCGGCTACATTGCCTCCAGTGATATTGCAGCGGTGGCCGCTAAAGCCCTCGTTGATGGGCCGGAGCGCCATGGGGGCCAGCACTACTGGCTGAGCGTGGAAACCTTCAATGGGCAGGAAATTGCGGCGCTATTGAGCGAGGTGACTGGCCTGGAAATCAAGTATGAGAACAAGGGGCTCGAAGGTTTTAAAGAGGTGATTGAGCAGGTGGTGGCTAGTGGCGGGGAGAGCTGGTATGCGAATGCCAACATTGAGTTTGTGACACAGATGCTCGACGGCCGGATGTCCTATATGTCGATGGTGCAGAACGATATCCCCTACGTGCTGGGCCGGCCCGCTAAGACCCTGCGCGAGTTTCTGGAGGAGCACAAGACTGCCATTACGGAGTCAGCGGAGGCGATATAA